The DNA segment GCTCTACGCCGCCATGGTGCTGCTCAAGTACAAGCTGCTCGAATGGCAGAGCGTGCCGCTCGCCCGGCTGCATGCCTGGGCCGGTGCGACGCCGTATTTCGGCCTGCTCCATGCCGGCCATTTCGCGGACCAGCCCCGCGCGGCGTGGCAGGAGGCACTGGTGCATGAACTGGTGCGCAGCGGCGCCGCCCGGCTGGACGGGGAGACACTGCACAACGCCTGAAGGGAGCGGCAGCGGCCGGCCCGGCGCTGCCGCAGGACGCAGCGCGCGTGGCGCCCGCGTCCGTGCCCGGTCAGGGCAGCTCGCGGCTCGGGTCCGGCGTGGCGGCGTCGCGCGGGCCCACGTTGCCGAGCCGGCCCTTGAGCGACTGGGGCTGGCCCGTCAGGATCGCGGCATACATCGTGGTGTTGGAGAGCACCTTCTTCACGTAGTCGCGCGTTTCCGAGAAGGGGATGTTCTCGGCCCAGATCGCGGCCTCGAGCACCGGTCCGTTGCGCCAGTTGCGCGGCCGGCCGGGGCCGGCGTTGTAGGCAGCCGCGGCCATGGGCATGGAGCCGTCGAAGTCGTCGAGCGCGAGCTTGAGGTAGGCCGTGCCGATAGCGATGTTGGTGTCGCGGTCGTTGATCTGGTCGGGCGTGAAATCCGCCATGCCGATCTTGCGGGCCGTCCAGCGCGCGGTGGCGGGCATGACCTGCATCAGGCCCGACGCGCCGACCCCCGAGCGCGCATCCATGATGAAGCGGCTTTCCTGGCGGATGAGGCCATAGACGTAGGCGGGATCGAGCCCGATGGACTGTGCGCGCGCCACGACGTTGTTGCGGAACGGCATCGGGAAGCGCTGGCCCACGTCCGTGAAGGACTTGGTGCGCTCGCTGGTGTTGATGCAGCGGTCCCAGATCTCGCGCTGGCAGGCGAGGTCGGCGGCGGCCAGTAGCTCGCGGTCGCCCATGCCGCCCGGCGAGTGCAGGTTGGTGGTGTAGTTCCACTCTCGCACGCCTTCGTGCCGCAGCCCCAGGCCGATGGCATATAGGCTGCGCACGAAGCCCGGATTGGCGCGCGCGGCGGCCTTTTCCTCGGGCGTGGGCGGCAGCGGCGGCGCGGGCGGGACCACGCGCTGGCCGAGCTCTTCCAGCGCCAGCTGCTCATAGAAGCCGCCGGGGCCCGCGATGCGCTCGAGCAGTTCGCGCGCCTTCGCCCGGTCCTCGTCGCCCGGGCGGTTGGACAGCCAGGCCCGCGCGCGCCAGTAGGTCCAGGCAGGATCCTGCCGCCCGGCCGGGCTCATCGCGTCGATGGCGCGGGCCACCTGCTTCCACTGCCCTGCACGCAGGGCTGCGCGCACCTTCCAGCCGAGCATGTCGTCGGTCAGGTCGGCATCCTTGGAGACGTTTCCGTAATAGCCCAGCGCATCCGGCGACAGCGCCACGGCGGACTGCTTGCCGATCACGCCCCAGACCCAGTTGCGCTCCTCCGGAGTGAGCAGCGGGCCCCATTTGGAGTCCAGCAGCCGGGCCGCAGTGCCTGTGTCGGACATCGCCATCTTGATGAGCGACAGCACCACCAGTTCCTGCCGCATGCGGCCCGGTGCCGTGGCACGGCTCGCGAGGAACTTGGCGGGGGCGTCGAACACCTCGCGCAGCATCGGCAGCGCCTCGGGCGCGACGATCTCGACCGCGTTGCGCGTGGCGCGCGCCCGGTTGGCCTCGGCCGCCAGCCGGGCCTTGCGCCACACGTCCAGGGCCGCGATGCGCTTGTCGGAATAGAACTCGGCCGCCGCGTGCGTGCAGCCGTCGTCGGCCTCGCGCAGCGCATACCAGTTGCGCAGCACCTCGTCGGCCGCGCCGGAGGCCGCGGAACCCTTGATCTGGTCCACCAGCAGCGCGTAGCAGCGCACCTCGCGGTCGTCGTTCATGCGGTAGAGGGCGTGCAGCTCGCTGAACTGCGCCCAGTCGCGCCGCTGGCCGACGAGCAGCAGCCAGTCGTTGCGCAGGCGGTCCTCCTGGTAGGTGCCGGCAAAGCGCTGCAGGAAGCCCGCCACCTCCTGCGGCGTGGCCTGGTCGAGGCGGGCGCGCAGTTCCCAGTACGCTCCCCACGGTTCCAGCACGTGCCCGCGCAGGTCCGGCAGCAACTGCGTGAGCCGCGCGCGGTCGCCCTTGCGGTAGGCCTGCTGCATTTGTAACAGCGCCTCGTCGCCCCGGTTTTGAGCCTGGACAGGCGCCGCGGCGGTAGCGAAGGCCGCGGCGGCCAGGAGCGGTGTCAGAATCGTGAGCAATTGCATTGGGGAATTATGTGATGGACAAAGCAGCCCTGCGACGCGCATTGATCGAGGAACGCCTGAACCTGCCGGACCGCCTACAGCGTGCGGACCTTTTGCAGCGCGTGATGCGCATCTGGCTGGTGGACCGCCCGGACACCGTGATCGGCGCCTACTGGCCCATCAAGGGCGAGTTCGATCCCCTGCCCGCGCTGCACCGCTGGAAGGAGGACGGCGAACTGCTGGACGAGCCGCAGCGCCGCCGCATCGGCCTGCCGGTGGTGAACAAGGAACACAAGACGCTTACCTTCCATGCATGGTATCCCGGCTGCCCGATGGAAGAGGATGCCTACGGCATCCCGAAGCCCAAGGACACCGAGATCATCGTGCCCACCCTCCTGTTCGTGCCCTGCGTGGGCTACGGCCCCGGCGGCTACCGCCTGGGGTATGGCGGTGGCTTCTACGACCGGACCCTGGCCACGCTGTACCCGGTGCCCACCACCGTGGGCCTGGGGTTCACCCACGGCTTCCTGGAGGATTTCGAGCCGGAGCCGCACGACCTGCCGCTCGACGCCATCCTGAACGACAACGGAGTCGTCTGGCCGATGAAATAGGCTCCCCCCTGAGTCGCCTTCGGCGCCTTCCCCCCGGGGGGACGACGCCAGCGGCCCGGCAAAGCCGGTTCCGCGGCGCCTGCTGGCATGGCCTGCTCCGCGGCCTTCTGACGGGTGAGGCCGTGCGGTTCCAAGGCTGTGCTTTTGGGCAAAGGATGGGGCTTGGAAGTCAGGGCGGCGGGGCCAGGTCGCTCGCGAAGGCGAAGCATTCTGCGCCGCCGTTCCGGCCGCGGCGCTTGCTGGCGTACATGGCGGCGTCGGCGGCGCGCAGCAGGGATTCCAGGGTCTGGCCGTCGCCGGGATGGCTGGCGATGCCCACGCTGAGGCCCACGGACAGGTTCCGGCCTTCGAAGCCGAGAGGGACTGCCACGGCCCGGGCCATGGCGCGGGCCTTGTCCGCGAGGGCCGTGCAGGGCGGCGCCCCGACCAGGAGCACGGCGAATTCGTCGCCGCCCAGGCGTGCGACCAGGTCTCCTTCGCGCAGCAGGGCCCGCAGGCGCGGCACCAGGGCCACCAGCACGGCGTCGCCCGCCGCGTGGCCGTGGGTGTCGTTCACGGCCTTGAAGCCGTCCAGGTCCAGCAGCATGAGCGTGAACGGTTCGCCGGCCTCCAGCGCCGCTTCGGCCCGGCGCGCCAGCCCGGCGCGGTTGGCCGCGCCCGTGAGGGCGTCCGTGCCCAGCACCTCCACCAGCTCGCGGGTGCGCCGGCCGAGCGCCTGTTCGGACATGCGCAGCAGGCGCAGGCGCGATGCCATGGCGGCGGCGAAGATGACGGCTTCCGCCACGAGTGCGGCCTGGGTCAGGTCCATCTGGCCCGGCGTCCAGGCCACCCAGCCCCAGCTCGCGACGATGATGGCGCAGATGCCCAGCAACAGCAGCAGCACGCCGGCGCTGTAGAGCACGGCGGGCCAGTAGCGCCGGCGCACCGCGATCAGCGCCCCGGCGGCCAGCACCACGGTGGACACCATTACCGACGCCTGCACGGCCCGGAACAACCAGAGCGGATGGGGACCGAAAAGCCCGTACACGGTGGCCGCGCCCAGCACCGCGACCAGGACGAGCACCAGGCGGTCGATGCGCGGCGCATAGCGCGAGAGGCGCAGCAGGCTGCGCCCGAACAGCAGCTTGGACATGGCCCAGAGCGGGGGCGCGAGGGTGTAGAACAGCCCCGCCGCCGCCGGCCAGTGCGCGAACGGGTAGCGCAGCGCATGCCCGTTCAGGCTGGCCAGCGCCAGCAGGGCGCAGGCGCACGAGAGCGAATACCAGGCATAGATGCCCTCGCGGAACACCAGCAGCATCGCGAGGCTGAAGGCCAGCAGGCCCAGCAGCAGGCCATAGCAGGCACCGTCGAACATGCGCTTGTCCTGGGTGGCCTGCAGATAGTCGGCCAGGTCCCAGGCCGTGACCGCGTAGAAGCGCGCGAAGGTCGATTCCACCCGAAAATACGCCGTGTAGGTCTGCGCATCCGGCAGCCGGAAGCGCCAGGCCATCTGCTCCGATCCCGCAGGCCGCGTGGCCCACGGATGGCGCATGCCCGTCACCACCGGCGGCGCCAGCGCGCGGCCATCCGGGCCGTAGGGCCCATAGAAGCGCAGCTCGTGGGTGGACACCGTGGGCACGACCAGCAGCCATTCGCGTTGCGCGTCCCCCGGGTCGGCCAGGCGCAGTTGCACGCGGAACCAGAGCACCCGGTCGGCCTCGGCGCCCCGCAGGGGATCGTCGGGATGGACGAAGCGCGCCGCGTTCTCCGGCGCGAGCACATCGCCGATGCCGAGGCGGCGCCCCGGGTCTTCCAGCACCTCCATGTGGGGCACGAGCGAGACACCGCCCTCGCGCGCAGCGAGCACTGCCGGCTCGACAGTACCCGCACGCGCGGCCGGGTGCACCAGCGCCAGGCAGAGCCAGGCCAGGACGGCGCGCAACAGCAGCAGGCGGAAGAACGGGAAGACCGGCACGGATCGCGAAAAAAGCTGGGGGCGGATTGTGCCGCAGGCCGCCCGGTGCCGCATTGATGCGCGGCATGTATCAATCGGCGGGACATACGGCATTGGCAGGGGCGGCGCATGGCCCTAGCATCGGCCTTCCCTTTCCACCCCTGCGAGTGCGGTCCATGCTCCAGCTCTACATCGGCAACAAGAACTACTCCTCCTGGTCCATGCGCCCCTGGGTGCTGCTGCGCGAGGCCGGCATTCCCTTCGAGGAAGTGGCCGTGCGCTTCGACAGCTTCGAGCCCGGCTCGCGCTTCAAGCAGGCCCTGCAGGACGTGAGCCCCACCGGCAAGGTGCCCGTGCTCGTCGATGGCGACATCACCGTGTGGGACACGCTGGCCATCGCCGAATACCTCGCGGAACGCCATCCCGACAAGCATCTGTGGCCGCAGGACGCGGCGGCCCGTGCACAGGCGCGCAGCGTGGCCGCAGAGATGCACAGCGGCTTCGGCGCGCTGCGCAGCGCCTGCCCCATGAACATCGAGGCCCACCTGCCCGAAACGGGCGCCCTGCTCTGGCGCGACCGCCCCGGCGTGCGTGCCGACGTGCAGCGCCTCGTGGAGATGTGGGGCGCCCTGCTGCGCGAGCACGGCGGCCCGCTGCTCTTCGGGGACCGGTTCACCATCGCGGATGCCTTCTTCGCACCCGTCTGCATGCGCCTGCGCACCTATGCCCTGCCGGTGCCGGAGCCGATCGCCGCGTATGTGGAGCACGTGGCCTCGCGGCCGGGCGTGAAGGCGTGGATCGACGCGGCGCTGGCCGAACAGGACTTCCTGGACTTCGAGGAACCCTACCGGCTCGGGCGCTGAACGCCCCCGGGCCGTCGCGGTCCCGGCCGCTCCCGCCCGGAGTCAGCCCTGGCGGAACTGCTTGCGCAGGAAGGCCCGGTGCCGCGCGATGTGCGCCATCTGCGCCGGCGCGATGGAGCCGCCCAGGTCCTCGTCCTCGGTATTGAGCACCCGGTTCGCGCAGGCCAGCGCGCGGGCCACCACCTCCTGCTCGGGCACGCCCTGCGCCGCGGCGAGCTCCATCGCCACGCTGCGCATGGCGCGCTGCGACAGCACCCACATCGCGGCGAAGGCGTCCCAGGCCGCGGCCGTCTCCTTGAACCGGTCGCGCTCGGCCAGGATCTCGCTGAGCGGCTTGTCCAGCACTTCCTGCAGCGATTCCAGCCGCTGCTTCAAGGCCTCGGCCTCTTCCTCGCGCCGCAGCGCCTCCACGGCGGCGTTGGCGGCCGCATCCGACGATTCGGGCACGGGCACGCTGCCATCGGGGTTCATCTGGGCGATGGTGAGGGAGGAAGAAAGAGACATGGCGGACAGGCAGGAAGGATCGCCGCGAATATACCGGCCGGTGCCCGCGCAGCGCACGCGGGGGCGCCGCCCGCCGCCGTACACTGCCCGCATGCAGATCTACATGGTGGGCGGCGCCGTGCGCGACCGGCTTCTGGGCCGCCCGGTGAACGACCGCGACTGGGTGGTGGTAGGCGCCACGCCCGACGACCTGGCCGCGCGCGGCTTCCTGCCCGTGGGGCGGGATTTTCCCGTCTTCCTCCACCCCGAGACGCGCGAGGAATACGCGCTGGCGCGCACCGAGCGCAAGAGCGGGCGCGGCTACCGCGGCTTCGTCGTGGACACGGCCCCGGACGTGACGCTGGAGCAGGACCTGTCGCGCCGCGACCTCACCATCAACGCGATGGCGGTACGCGGCGAGGATCCTGCGGCATGGGAACTGGTCGATCCCTACGGCGGCGCACGCGACCTGCAGGCGAAGCTGCTGCGCCACGTGACCGACGCCTTCCGCGAAGACCCGGTGCGCATCCTGCGCGTGGCGCGCTTCGCCGCGCGCTTCACCGATTTCTCGGTCGCCCCCGAGACGATGGAACTCATGCGGGAGATGGTCGAGGCCGGCGAGGCCGCCGACCTCGTGCCCGAGCGTGTCTGGCAGGAGATCGCGCGGGGCCTGATGGAAGCCGCTCCGTCGCGCATGTTCGAGGTGCTGCGCGGCTGCGGCGCCCTGGCGGTGCTGCTGCCCGAACTCTACCGGCTCTGGGGCGTGCCGCAGCGCGCCGAATACCACCCCGAGGTGGATACCGGCGTGCACGTGATGATGGTGCTGGACATGGCCGCGCGGCTGCAGGCGGCGTTGCCGGTGCGTTTCGCCTGCCTGGTCCACGACCTGGGCAAGGGCACGACGCCGGCCGGCGTGTTGCCGCGCCATATCGGGCACGAGCAGCGCAGCGCCACCCTGCTGGCCGATGTGTGCGAGCGCCTGCGGGTGCCGGTGGAATGCCGCGAGACCGCGGACGTGGTGGCGCGCGAGCACGGCAACATCCACCGTAGCGCCGAACTGGGCGCAGCGGCCCTGGTGCGGCTGCTGGAGCGCTGCGACGCGCTGCGCAAGCCCGCCCGTTTCGCCGATGTGCTGCTGGCCTGCGAATGCGACGCGCGCGGCCGGCTGGGGTTCGAGGAAACACCCTATCCGCAGCGCGAGCGCCTGCTGGGCGCACTGCAGGCGGCACGCTCCGTCGATACCGCGGCCGTGGCCGCGCGGGCCCAGGGCCGCGGCGCGTCCGGCCCGCAGGTGGGCGAATGGATCCGCCGGGCGCGCGGCGACGCGGTGCAGGAGTGGATGGCGGCGCAGCCGCCGGCGGCCGGAGCCTGACGGGCCCCTTCCATCGGCGCCGCGGCCTCAGGCGCCGCCGGCCGTCCGCACCCAGCGCACGATGTCGTTGGCACCCAGCGCGCCGGAGATGCGCGCGACCTCCCGCCCCTGGCGGAACATCACCATCGTCGGGATGCTGCGGATGCCCAGGCGCGCGCCGATGGCGGGATGCGCCTCGGTATCGAGCTTGGCGAGCTGCACGCCCGGCCCGAGCGTCCGTGCCGCCTGCGCGAAGGCCGGGGCCATGGTGCGGCAGGGCCCGCACCAGGGCGCCCAGAAATCCACCACCACCGGAATATGGCTGCGTCCGGTATGGCGCCCGAAGGACGCATCATCGAGCACCGCGGGCTCGCCCGTGAAAAGGGGCTGGTGGCATTGCCCGCAGTCCGCCTCGACCGTGCCGGGCGGCGCGGCCAGGCGCTCGGCCGCGATGCGGTTGGTGGTGTGGCAGTGCGGGCAGACGATGTGCGGGGATTCGGACATGGCGGCAGATGCGCGGCGACACGCGTGTTTTCAAGCCACGCCCGCAGCGGCTGCGGCACGCCTACAGGGCGCCTGCCTCGCCGCCTACAGGCTCGGCAATGCCATCTGGTAAGGTATGTGCCAATGCAAAAGCCACCGTTGCTGACCGCGCGCCATGCGCTGTTTCTCGACTTCGACGGCACGCTTGCCGACATTGCACCGCACCCCGATGCGGTGCAGGTACATCCTGGCGTGGTGCCGGCCCTGCGGGTCCTGCACGAACGCCTGGATGGCGCCCTGGCCATCGCCACGGGCCGCACGCAGGCCGATATCGACCACTTCCTCAGCCCCCTGCAGCTGCCGCTGGCCTGCGAACACGGAGCCCAGTACCGGATGGGCAACGGCGTCACCGGCGGCGTGCCGGCGCCCGACCTCGCCCCCGTGGTGCGCGCCGTACAGCCGCTGCTGGACCGCTATCCCGCGCTGGTGCTGGAGCGCAAGAGCGCGGGCATGGCCCTGCACTACCGCCAGGCGGTGGAGCTGGAGCCGCTGTGCCGCGCGGCGCTCGAGCATGCGCTGGCGCAGGCGCCCGGGCTGGAAATCATGCAGGGCAAGTGCGTGCTGGAGATCAAGCCCTCCGGGCCGAACAAGGGCCGGGCGATCGCGGATTTCATGCGCCAGGCGCCCTTCGCGGGCCGCATCCCCGTGTTCGCGGGAGACGACGTGACCGATGAATACGGCTTCGATGCCGCACAGGCGCTCGGCGGCATCGGCATCAAGATCGGAGCCGGCGACACCCGTGCGCTGGCGCGCTGCGACGACACCACGGAACTGCGCGAATGGCTGTTCCAGATGGCATCGCCGGAAGGGTTTCCCGCATGACCTCTCCCACCCCGACACCGCCTGCATCCTCCCCGCCCCCGGCATCCGCCGCCGCCGGCGCTGCGGCCGCCGCCGCGGCCAGCGCACCGCCCTTCGCCGACGGCAACCTCGGGCTGTCGCACGACCCGCTGCCGCGCCCGCCGGGCTTCACTGCGCCCGGGGAGGCCTCGCTGTCGCTCGGCATGGTGGGCAACTGCTCGGTCAGCGCGCTGGTGGACGCCAACGCCCACATCGTGTGGTGCTGCCTGCCGCGCTTCGACGGCGATCCGGTGTTCAACGCCCTCATCCAGCCCGGCGAACAGGGCAGCCGCTTCGCGATCGAACTGGAAGACCAGGTCGAGAGCCGCCAGTGGTACGAGCCCAATACCGCGGTGCTGCGCACGCGCCTCACCGATCGATCCGGCAACAGCATCGAGGTGACCGATTTCGCGCCGCGCTTCCAAGCGCGCTCGCGCTTCTTCCGCCCGATGCTGCTGGTGCGCCGCATACGCCCCGTGCAAGGCTCGCCGCGCATCCGCGTGACGGCGAACGTGCGCTTCGGCTGGGGCAGCGAGAAGCCCGCCATCACGCGCGGCAGCAACCACGTGCGCTTCGTGGGCGCGGACCAGACGCTGCGGCTGAACACCGATGCCCCGCTCTCGCACGTGCTCTCCGGCCAGCCGTTCGTCCTATCGCGCGAGTACAACTTCCTGCTGGGGGCGGACGAATCGCTGCCCTACGGCATCGCGGACACCGCCCGCTCCTACGAGCAGGAAACCGTCGCCTACTGGCGCCAATGGACGCAGCGCCTGGCGGTGCCGCTGGAATGGCAGGACGCCGTGATCCGCGCGGCGATCACGCTCAAGCTCTCGCTCTACGAGGACACGGGCGCGATCGTTGCGGCCATGACCACGAGCATCCCCGAGTCCGCCCACAGCGGCCGCAACTGGGACTACCGCTACTGCTGGCTGCGCGACGCATTCTTCGTGGTGCGCGCGCTCAACAGCCTGTCCGAGACGGCCACGATGGAGGACTACCTGCGCTGGCTGAGCAACGTGGTGGTGGAGACCAGCAGCGGCCACATCCAGCCGCTCTACGGCATCGGGCTGGAGCGCGAGCTGCCCGAGTATTTCGTGCCGCAACTGGCCGGCTACCGCGGCATGGGCCCGGTGCGCGTGGGCAACCAGGCGGCGGAGCACTTCCAGCACGACGTGTACGGCAACATCGTGCTCGGCGCCGCCCAGGCCTTCCACGACCGGCGCCTGCTGCATCCGGCCGGGCCGGCGGAGTTCGCGCGCATGGAGCAGATCGGCGAGCTGGCGGTGAAGGTGTACGGCACGCCCGACGCCGGCATGTGGGAGCTGCGTACGCGCGCGCGGGTGCATACCTCTTCCGCGCTCATGAGCTGGGCCGCGTGCGACCGCCTGGCCAAGATCGCCGACTCGCTGCAGCTGACCGACCGCGCCGGCTACTGGCACGGCCACGCACGGCGCATGAAGGACGAGATCCTGGAGAAGTCCTGGAGCGACAAGCGCCAGGCTTTTGCCGAAAGCTTCGGCGGCAGCGAGCTGGACGCCAGCGTGCTGCTCATGGCCGAGGTGGGCCTGATCGACCCGCGCGACCCGCGCTTCGTGAGCACCGTGGACGCCATGGAGCAGACGCTCTGCGACGGCCCCTACATGCGCCGCTACGAGGCGGCGGACGACTTCGGCAAGCCCGACACGGCCTTCAACATCTGCACGTTCTGGCGCATCGACGCGCTGGCCCGCATCGGCCGCCGCAGCCAGGCCCGGGAGATCTTCGAGGCCATGCTCGCCGCCCGCAACCCTCTGGGCCTGCTGTCGGAAGACACGCACGCGCAGACGGGCGAGATGTGGGGCAACTTCCCGCAGACCTATTCCATGGTGGGCATCATCAATGCCGCCATGCGCCTGTCGGCGCCCTGGGACAGCGTGATCTGACGGCACCCCGCCTGGATTGAACAACAAGGAATTCCCATGAGCCGACTCGTCGTCATTTCCAACCGCATCGCCGATCCCCGCAAACCCGCCGCAGGGGGACTGGCCGTGGCCCTGGGCGAGACGCTGAGCCGCACGGGCGGCATGTGGTTCGGCTGGAGCGGCACCATCACCGAGGACGGCGTGCCCGGCGAGGGCAAGCTGCAGACGCGGCAGGCCGGCGGCGTGACGCTGGCCACGGTGGACCTGTGCCAGGAGGACCACGACAGCTACTACGCGGGCTACAGCAACAGCGTGCTGTGGCCGGTGTTCCACTACCGGCTGGACCTGGCCGATTTCAATGCGGGCTACATCGCGGGCTACCGGCGCGTGAACCAGATGTTCGCGCGCAAGCTGCTGCCGCTGCTGAAGGAGGACGACATCCTCTGGGTGCACGACTACCACCTGATCCCGCTGGCGGCCGAGCTGCGCGCACTCGGCTGCAAGCAGCGCATCGGCTTCTTCCTGCACATTCCCGTGCCGCCGCCGCTCATCATGGCGGCCATTCCGCAGCACGAGTGGCTGATGCGCTCGCTGTTCGCCTACGACCTCGTGGGCCTGCAGAGCGAGGCCGACGTGTCCCACTTCACGCAGTACCTGAGCAACGAGGGCGGCGCCGAGAGCGTGGGCCCGCAGCGGCTGCGCGCCTTCGGCGGCACGGTGCAGGTGGGTGCCTTCCCGATCGGCATCGACGTGGACGAGTTCGCGCGCCTCACCGCCGCGCCGGACGCGGTGCAGACCTACGAGGCGATGAAGGACGAGTATTCGCGGCGGCGCCTGCTGATGGGCATCGACCGGCTGGATTACTCCAAGGGCATTCCGCAACGGGTGCGGGCCTTCCGCGAACTGCTGGCGCGCTATCCCGAGAACCAGCACAGCGCCACGCTCATCATGATCGCGTCCCCGACGCGCGACAGCGTGAACGCCTATGCCGACCTGCGGCACGAACTCGAGGGACTGTGCGGGGCCATCAACGGCGACCACGGCGACCTGGACTGGATGCCCGTGCGCTACATCCACCGCACCGTGGCCCGCAAGCGCGTGCCCGGGCTGTGCCGGGCCTCGGCCGTGGGGCTGGTCACGCCGCTGCGCGACGGCATGAACCTCGTGGCCAAGGAATACGTGGCGGCGCAGGACCCGGAAGACCCCGGCGTGCTCGTGCTCTCGCGCTTCGCAGGCGCGGCGGAGCAGATGAAGGAAGCACTGCTGGTGAACCCGTACGACACCCAGGGCATGGCCGACTGCATCCAGACCGCGCTGCGCATGCCGCTCGCGGAGCGCCAGCAGCGCCACCAGGCCCTGATGGACCGCATCCGCCGGCACGACATCCACTGGTGGCGGCGCACCTTCCTGGACGCCCTGGAAAAAGCCCAGGACTAGAGCCGGCACGGGCACAATGCGCGCATGGCCCAAGGCAAACGCATCTCCGTTGACATCTCCGAGGACGCCCTGCAGGTGATCCGCGCCCTGGGCGCGGCGGCGAAGCAGGCGCGACTGGCGGCAGGCGACGGCCAGGCCGCGGCCGCGGCGCGGCTCGGAGTGCATGTGCAGACGATCGGCCGGATCGAATCGGGCGAGCCCGGTGTCGCCATCGGGCACGTCATGGGCCTGCTGGCGCTCTACGGCGTCGCCGTGGCCGCCAGCACCCCGTCCGCCAGGCCCTGACCGCGGCTGCGGACGGTGCCCGCTGCGGCCAGGCAGCCCCTGGCTTGCGCTCAGCCGGCCATGGCGAGCGCCGCGTAATCCCCGATCTGGTGCCCCAGTCCGGCCGGCACCACCAGCACGCCGCCCGTGAGCGCGGGCAGGTGTCCCGACACTTCGGCCTGCAGCCGGGGCAGCAGGAAATCCTGGTGGTGCAGGAACACGCTCCCGCCGATGCTGATGCGCTGCAGGTCCAGGATGGCGACGAGGTTGTAGAGCATGCGGCCGAGCACGCGGCACATCTGCGACACGGCCTCGGCGGCGGCGGCATCGCCTTCGCGCGCGGCGCCGATCAGGCCACCCGCAT comes from the Paracidovorax avenae ATCC 19860 genome and includes:
- a CDS encoding lytic transglycosylase domain-containing protein — encoded protein: MQLLTILTPLLAAAAFATAAAPVQAQNRGDEALLQMQQAYRKGDRARLTQLLPDLRGHVLEPWGAYWELRARLDQATPQEVAGFLQRFAGTYQEDRLRNDWLLLVGQRRDWAQFSELHALYRMNDDREVRCYALLVDQIKGSAASGAADEVLRNWYALREADDGCTHAAAEFYSDKRIAALDVWRKARLAAEANRARATRNAVEIVAPEALPMLREVFDAPAKFLASRATAPGRMRQELVVLSLIKMAMSDTGTAARLLDSKWGPLLTPEERNWVWGVIGKQSAVALSPDALGYYGNVSKDADLTDDMLGWKVRAALRAGQWKQVARAIDAMSPAGRQDPAWTYWRARAWLSNRPGDEDRAKARELLERIAGPGGFYEQLALEELGQRVVPPAPPLPPTPEEKAAARANPGFVRSLYAIGLGLRHEGVREWNYTTNLHSPGGMGDRELLAAADLACQREIWDRCINTSERTKSFTDVGQRFPMPFRNNVVARAQSIGLDPAYVYGLIRQESRFIMDARSGVGASGLMQVMPATARWTARKIGMADFTPDQINDRDTNIAIGTAYLKLALDDFDGSMPMAAAAYNAGPGRPRNWRNGPVLEAAIWAENIPFSETRDYVKKVLSNTTMYAAILTGQPQSLKGRLGNVGPRDAATPDPSRELP
- a CDS encoding 5-formyltetrahydrofolate cyclo-ligase — translated: MDKAALRRALIEERLNLPDRLQRADLLQRVMRIWLVDRPDTVIGAYWPIKGEFDPLPALHRWKEDGELLDEPQRRRIGLPVVNKEHKTLTFHAWYPGCPMEEDAYGIPKPKDTEIIVPTLLFVPCVGYGPGGYRLGYGGGFYDRTLATLYPVPTTVGLGFTHGFLEDFEPEPHDLPLDAILNDNGVVWPMK
- a CDS encoding sensor domain-containing diguanylate cyclase, whose protein sequence is MPVFPFFRLLLLRAVLAWLCLALVHPAARAGTVEPAVLAAREGGVSLVPHMEVLEDPGRRLGIGDVLAPENAARFVHPDDPLRGAEADRVLWFRVQLRLADPGDAQREWLLVVPTVSTHELRFYGPYGPDGRALAPPVVTGMRHPWATRPAGSEQMAWRFRLPDAQTYTAYFRVESTFARFYAVTAWDLADYLQATQDKRMFDGACYGLLLGLLAFSLAMLLVFREGIYAWYSLSCACALLALASLNGHALRYPFAHWPAAAGLFYTLAPPLWAMSKLLFGRSLLRLSRYAPRIDRLVLVLVAVLGAATVYGLFGPHPLWLFRAVQASVMVSTVVLAAGALIAVRRRYWPAVLYSAGVLLLLLGICAIIVASWGWVAWTPGQMDLTQAALVAEAVIFAAAMASRLRLLRMSEQALGRRTRELVEVLGTDALTGAANRAGLARRAEAALEAGEPFTLMLLDLDGFKAVNDTHGHAAGDAVLVALVPRLRALLREGDLVARLGGDEFAVLLVGAPPCTALADKARAMARAVAVPLGFEGRNLSVGLSVGIASHPGDGQTLESLLRAADAAMYASKRRGRNGGAECFAFASDLAPPP
- a CDS encoding glutathione S-transferase family protein — encoded protein: MLQLYIGNKNYSSWSMRPWVLLREAGIPFEEVAVRFDSFEPGSRFKQALQDVSPTGKVPVLVDGDITVWDTLAIAEYLAERHPDKHLWPQDAAARAQARSVAAEMHSGFGALRSACPMNIEAHLPETGALLWRDRPGVRADVQRLVEMWGALLREHGGPLLFGDRFTIADAFFAPVCMRLRTYALPVPEPIAAYVEHVASRPGVKAWIDAALAEQDFLDFEEPYRLGR
- a CDS encoding multifunctional CCA addition/repair protein, with protein sequence MQIYMVGGAVRDRLLGRPVNDRDWVVVGATPDDLAARGFLPVGRDFPVFLHPETREEYALARTERKSGRGYRGFVVDTAPDVTLEQDLSRRDLTINAMAVRGEDPAAWELVDPYGGARDLQAKLLRHVTDAFREDPVRILRVARFAARFTDFSVAPETMELMREMVEAGEAADLVPERVWQEIARGLMEAAPSRMFEVLRGCGALAVLLPELYRLWGVPQRAEYHPEVDTGVHVMMVLDMAARLQAALPVRFACLVHDLGKGTTPAGVLPRHIGHEQRSATLLADVCERLRVPVECRETADVVAREHGNIHRSAELGAAALVRLLERCDALRKPARFADVLLACECDARGRLGFEETPYPQRERLLGALQAARSVDTAAVAARAQGRGASGPQVGEWIRRARGDAVQEWMAAQPPAAGA
- the trxC gene encoding thioredoxin TrxC: MSESPHIVCPHCHTTNRIAAERLAAPPGTVEADCGQCHQPLFTGEPAVLDDASFGRHTGRSHIPVVVDFWAPWCGPCRTMAPAFAQAARTLGPGVQLAKLDTEAHPAIGARLGIRSIPTMVMFRQGREVARISGALGANDIVRWVRTAGGA
- the otsB gene encoding trehalose-phosphatase; translation: MQKPPLLTARHALFLDFDGTLADIAPHPDAVQVHPGVVPALRVLHERLDGALAIATGRTQADIDHFLSPLQLPLACEHGAQYRMGNGVTGGVPAPDLAPVVRAVQPLLDRYPALVLERKSAGMALHYRQAVELEPLCRAALEHALAQAPGLEIMQGKCVLEIKPSGPNKGRAIADFMRQAPFAGRIPVFAGDDVTDEYGFDAAQALGGIGIKIGAGDTRALARCDDTTELREWLFQMASPEGFPA